The Eublepharis macularius isolate TG4126 chromosome 8, MPM_Emac_v1.0, whole genome shotgun sequence genome contains a region encoding:
- the LOC129334948 gene encoding calmodulin-A-like, with protein sequence MVDQLTEEQIAEFKEAFSLFDKDGDGTITTKELGTVMRSLGQNPTEAELQDMINEVDADGNGTIDFPEFLTMMARKMKDTDSEEEIREAFRVFDKDGNGYISAAELRHVMTNLGEKLTDEEVDEMIREADIDGDGQVNYEEFVQMMTAKRSLQSGRLAVPILLRYFFLQHTLST encoded by the coding sequence ATGGTTGACCAGCTTACTGAAGAGCAAATTGCAGAATTCAAGGAGGCATTCTCCCTCTTCGACAAGGATGGGGACGGCACCATCACTACGAAGGAGCTTGGCACTGTGATGAGGTCTCTGGGGCAGAACCCGACTGAGGCTGAACTGCAAGACATGATCAATGAGGTGGATGCTGATGGGAATGGTACCATTGACTTCCCAGAGTTTTTGACCATGATGGCAAGGAAGATGAAGGACACAGACAGTGAGGAGGAAATCCGGGAGGCTTTCAGGGTGTTCGATAAGGACGGGAATGGCTATATTAGTGCAGCCGAGTTGCGTCACGTGATGACAAACCTAGGGGAGAAGCTGACGGATGAGGAGGTGGATGAAATGATACGGGAGGCAGACATTGATGGGGATGGGCAAGTCAACTATGAAGAATTTGTGCAGATGATGACCGCAAAGAGAAGCCTGCAGAGCGGGCGGCTGGCAGTGCCCATTCTCCTTCGATACTTTTTTCTCCAACACACTCTCTCTACTTAA